A window of the Hevea brasiliensis isolate MT/VB/25A 57/8 chromosome 6, ASM3005281v1, whole genome shotgun sequence genome harbors these coding sequences:
- the LOC110649399 gene encoding putative disease resistance protein At3g14460 isoform X2: MHNLRNLSHLDLAGTNIKEIPVHVIKLKRLQTLTLFSVGRQRGTGIGELRQLNDLHGKLSILELQNVNGREDALEARLKEKNQLEGLWLEWSINSGDSRKEREVLEKLQPHTNLKELTIKNYGGTAFPFWLVERSSLSNIVCLCLSNCKYCISLPPLGQLHSLKDLSITGFYAVETIGPEFYGSDGLATKPFESLQTLRFKEMVEWEEWFPFENDIEGRAFPCLQELYVENCPKLTKHLPSNLPCLTKLVVSDCQELVASLPRAPDILHLQLGYCDKFLLKNLPPQLKMISFEGWSLSERIEEVDASLKILNIYDCLSLSWLPMDRLSTTLEVLEIKSSDNLKFPVHLYYDSLEKLLIESSCCSLQNFPLDIFPKLKHLTIKNCTSMESISVPCRPQYDLQSLRHLHIFGCPKFVSFPEGGLHAPNLSYFRIDLCKHLKSLPQRMHTHIPSLEVLTISSCPEIVSFPKGGLPSNLRSLCIYGCARLYANRAEWHLQRLTCLGDFCISCEDIKSLPEEGLLPTTLATLRLAGCPHLKSLNRKGLNELTNLEILLIDDCPELECLPEEGLPEYLSHFRIQNVHC; encoded by the coding sequence ATGCATAACCTCAGAAATTTGTCTCATCTTGATCTTGCTGGAACTAACATAAAAGAGATTCCAGTACATGTGATCAAATTAAAACGTCTTCAAACACTGACTCTTTTTTCTGTTGGAAGGCAGAGGGGGACAGGAATTGGAGAGTTGAGGCAACTTAATGATCTTCATGGAAAGCTTTCAATCTTGGAACTGCAGAATGTGAACGGTCGGGAAGATGCTTTGGAGGCAAGACTGAAGGAAAAGAATCAACTTGAGGGATTATGGTTGGAGTGGAGTATCAATTCTGGTGATTCGCGAAAAGAAAGAGAAGTTCTAGAAAAGCTCCAACCTCATACTAACTTGAAAGAGCTCACGATCAAAAACTATGGTGGTACTGCATTTCCATTTTGGTTAGTAGAACGATCATCATTGTCTAATATTGTTTGCCTTTGTCTTAGCAATTGCAAATATTGCATCTCCTTGCCTCCGCTGGGGCAGTTACATTCTCTCAAGGACCTTTCTATTACGGGATTTTATGCTGTGGAGACAATAGGTCCTGAGTTTTATGGGAGTGATGGTCTGGCAACAAAGCCATTTGAGTCGCTGCAAACTTTAAGGTTCAAGGAGATGGTGGAGTGGGAGGAATGGTTTCCATTTGAAAACGATATTGAGGGTAGGGCTTTCCCTTGTCTTCAAGAGCTTTATGTAGAGAATTGTCCCAAGCTTACTAAGCACCTTCCCAGCAACCTTCCTTGTTTAACCAAACTTGTTGTCAGTGACTGCCAAGAGCTAGTTGCTTCTCTTCCCAGGGCTCCAGATATCCTTCATTTGCAATTGGGATATTGTGATAAATTCCTGTTGAAGAACCTGCCACCCCAGCTGAAGATGATAAGTTTTGAGGGTTGGTCCCTATCCGAGAGAATTGAAGAGGTTGATGCAAGTCTTAAAATTTTGAACATCTATGATTGTTTGTCTCTCAGTTGGCTACCTATGGACCGTTTATCCACTACCTTGGAAGTACTTGAGATCAAGAGCAGTGATAACTTAAAGTTCCCAGTGCACCTGTACTATGACTCCCTTGAAAAGCTGTTAATTGAGAGCAGCTGCTGTTCACTCCAGAATTTTCCTCTGGACATCTTCCCAAAGCTCAAGCATCTCACCATCAAGAACTGCACGAGTATGGAATCAATATCAGTTCCCTGCAGACCTCAATATGATCTCCAATCTCTGAGGCACCTGCATATCTTTGGATGTCCTAAATTTGTATCATTTCCAGAAGGAGGATTGCATGCCCCCAACCTTTCTTATTTTCGAATTGACCTTTGTAAACATCTAAAGTCACTGCCCCAAAGGATGCACACACACATTCCATCACTAGAAGTACTGACCATAAGTAGTTGTCCTGAAATTGTATCATTTCCGAAAGGCGGCTTGCCTTCAAATTTGAGAAGCCTCTGCATCTATGGATGTGCCAGACTCTATGCCAACCGAGCAGAATGGCATTTGCAGAGACTCACCTGCCTCGGAGATTTCTGCATTTCGTGTGAAGATATCAAATCCCTTCCAGAGGAGGGGCTGCTGCCTACCACTCTTGCCACTCTCCGCCTCGCAGGGTGTCCACATCTGAAATCACTCAACAGAAAGGGGCTTAATGAACTAACAAATCTGGAAATATTATTAATTGATGATTGTCCTGAGCTAGAATGCTTGCCAGAGGAGGGCCTGCCAGAATATCTCTCTCATTTCCGAATTCAGAATGTCCATTGCTAA
- the LOC110649399 gene encoding putative disease resistance protein At3g14460 isoform X1, producing MFPKDYEFKKEQLIQLWIAENFLHQHDKSKSMEEIGEVSFRALVSRSLFQRSSGNKLGYVMHDLVHDLAKFVSGEFCFWLEANNSHNIAGKTRHLGYLQSQDAFQKLEGIYEAKSLRTFLPLNLNPSRRSALYFSLLSKKVLHKLLPMLTCLRVLSLSRYCYITELPDSIGNLKYLRLLDLSFTGIKWLPNSTCKLYNLQRLALTDCKDLIELPANMHNLRNLSHLDLAGTNIKEIPVHVIKLKRLQTLTLFSVGRQRGTGIGELRQLNDLHGKLSILELQNVNGREDALEARLKEKNQLEGLWLEWSINSGDSRKEREVLEKLQPHTNLKELTIKNYGGTAFPFWLVERSSLSNIVCLCLSNCKYCISLPPLGQLHSLKDLSITGFYAVETIGPEFYGSDGLATKPFESLQTLRFKEMVEWEEWFPFENDIEGRAFPCLQELYVENCPKLTKHLPSNLPCLTKLVVSDCQELVASLPRAPDILHLQLGYCDKFLLKNLPPQLKMISFEGWSLSERIEEVDASLKILNIYDCLSLSWLPMDRLSTTLEVLEIKSSDNLKFPVHLYYDSLEKLLIESSCCSLQNFPLDIFPKLKHLTIKNCTSMESISVPCRPQYDLQSLRHLHIFGCPKFVSFPEGGLHAPNLSYFRIDLCKHLKSLPQRMHTHIPSLEVLTISSCPEIVSFPKGGLPSNLRSLCIYGCARLYANRAEWHLQRLTCLGDFCISCEDIKSLPEEGLLPTTLATLRLAGCPHLKSLNRKGLNELTNLEILLIDDCPELECLPEEGLPEYLSHFRIQNVHC from the coding sequence ATGTTCCCAAAAGACTATGAATTTAAGAAGGAACAATTGATACAGTTGTGGATAGCAGAAAATTTTTTGCATCAGCATGACAAAAGCAAAAGCATGGAAGAAATAGGTGAAGTGTCTTTCCGTGCTCTTGTATCGAGGTCTCTTTTCCAGCGATCAAGTGGTAACAAATTAGGCTATGTTATGCATGATCTTGTTCATGACCTAGCTAAATTTGTATCCGGAGAATTTTGTTTTTGGCTTGAAGCCAACAACTCACACAACATCGCAGGAAAAACTCGTCATCTGGGGTATTTACAATCTCAGGACGCATTTCAGAAGTTGGAAGGTATTTATGAAGCTAAGAGTTTACGCACTTTCCTACCATTAAATTTGAATCCGTCTCGACGGTCTGCACTGTACTTCTCACTCTTATCCAAAAAGGTACTTCACAAGCTGTTACCAATGTTAACATGCTTACGGGTGCTATCATTGTCTCGGTATTGTTATATTACTGAATTGCCTGATTCGATTGGTAATCTGAAATACTTGCGCCTTTTGGACCTCTCCTTTACAGGAATCAAGTGGTTACCCAACTCTACATGTAAGCTTTACAATTTACAGAGGTTGGCATTAACAGATTGTAAAGATTTGATTGAGTTGCCTGCAAATATGCATAACCTCAGAAATTTGTCTCATCTTGATCTTGCTGGAACTAACATAAAAGAGATTCCAGTACATGTGATCAAATTAAAACGTCTTCAAACACTGACTCTTTTTTCTGTTGGAAGGCAGAGGGGGACAGGAATTGGAGAGTTGAGGCAACTTAATGATCTTCATGGAAAGCTTTCAATCTTGGAACTGCAGAATGTGAACGGTCGGGAAGATGCTTTGGAGGCAAGACTGAAGGAAAAGAATCAACTTGAGGGATTATGGTTGGAGTGGAGTATCAATTCTGGTGATTCGCGAAAAGAAAGAGAAGTTCTAGAAAAGCTCCAACCTCATACTAACTTGAAAGAGCTCACGATCAAAAACTATGGTGGTACTGCATTTCCATTTTGGTTAGTAGAACGATCATCATTGTCTAATATTGTTTGCCTTTGTCTTAGCAATTGCAAATATTGCATCTCCTTGCCTCCGCTGGGGCAGTTACATTCTCTCAAGGACCTTTCTATTACGGGATTTTATGCTGTGGAGACAATAGGTCCTGAGTTTTATGGGAGTGATGGTCTGGCAACAAAGCCATTTGAGTCGCTGCAAACTTTAAGGTTCAAGGAGATGGTGGAGTGGGAGGAATGGTTTCCATTTGAAAACGATATTGAGGGTAGGGCTTTCCCTTGTCTTCAAGAGCTTTATGTAGAGAATTGTCCCAAGCTTACTAAGCACCTTCCCAGCAACCTTCCTTGTTTAACCAAACTTGTTGTCAGTGACTGCCAAGAGCTAGTTGCTTCTCTTCCCAGGGCTCCAGATATCCTTCATTTGCAATTGGGATATTGTGATAAATTCCTGTTGAAGAACCTGCCACCCCAGCTGAAGATGATAAGTTTTGAGGGTTGGTCCCTATCCGAGAGAATTGAAGAGGTTGATGCAAGTCTTAAAATTTTGAACATCTATGATTGTTTGTCTCTCAGTTGGCTACCTATGGACCGTTTATCCACTACCTTGGAAGTACTTGAGATCAAGAGCAGTGATAACTTAAAGTTCCCAGTGCACCTGTACTATGACTCCCTTGAAAAGCTGTTAATTGAGAGCAGCTGCTGTTCACTCCAGAATTTTCCTCTGGACATCTTCCCAAAGCTCAAGCATCTCACCATCAAGAACTGCACGAGTATGGAATCAATATCAGTTCCCTGCAGACCTCAATATGATCTCCAATCTCTGAGGCACCTGCATATCTTTGGATGTCCTAAATTTGTATCATTTCCAGAAGGAGGATTGCATGCCCCCAACCTTTCTTATTTTCGAATTGACCTTTGTAAACATCTAAAGTCACTGCCCCAAAGGATGCACACACACATTCCATCACTAGAAGTACTGACCATAAGTAGTTGTCCTGAAATTGTATCATTTCCGAAAGGCGGCTTGCCTTCAAATTTGAGAAGCCTCTGCATCTATGGATGTGCCAGACTCTATGCCAACCGAGCAGAATGGCATTTGCAGAGACTCACCTGCCTCGGAGATTTCTGCATTTCGTGTGAAGATATCAAATCCCTTCCAGAGGAGGGGCTGCTGCCTACCACTCTTGCCACTCTCCGCCTCGCAGGGTGTCCACATCTGAAATCACTCAACAGAAAGGGGCTTAATGAACTAACAAATCTGGAAATATTATTAATTGATGATTGTCCTGAGCTAGAATGCTTGCCAGAGGAGGGCCTGCCAGAATATCTCTCTCATTTCCGAATTCAGAATGTCCATTGCTAA